The proteins below come from a single Nocardioides eburneiflavus genomic window:
- a CDS encoding gluconolaconase, which translates to MTSDQPTAHTGWRLVDQTQPRSLAGANGLRFGPDGALYCASAFGSEVARIDIDTGELMVVSPRGSAIVSPDDLDFDSEGRLYVAECMNARVTELADGAYRVIEDGVEGANGITVFEDRIFVTEFLPSGSIYEVFRDDRPRVLLADGIAGPNGMCVGPDRHLYSALPFAGQVVRVSIDGGPVEVVVDGLAAPCSCRTGPDGLVHVGLGGSGDVVAIDTATRDVVTVHRTGRPGMDNLDLLPDGRTFVSYYIDGSVHEVDGTGLRQLLAPGLMAPYGLAATDVGVCIADGLGAALLSYDGTLARTDKITDPGFPGYARAVASADGGAAMLVTNNLGTVTKHPAGAWTQAEVWAEGLGDTVLDVASTSDGRVLVTDGGGGRVLCLTAPGAVEVLAAGLQRPAGVAVGPDDAVVVTDEVAGTLERIGADGTRAVLASGLRSPQGVTVVDELVLVCEVGSARVIAVPLDGGDLVPVATDLPFGTAEGGTREVLNGLPQMIPGPIPPFAGIDAGPDGRVYVAGDRTGTVVVLTRAE; encoded by the coding sequence ATGACATCGGACCAGCCGACCGCCCACACCGGGTGGCGCCTCGTCGACCAGACCCAGCCCCGTAGCCTCGCCGGGGCCAACGGCCTCCGCTTCGGCCCCGACGGCGCGCTCTACTGCGCGTCCGCCTTCGGCAGCGAGGTGGCCCGGATCGACATCGACACCGGCGAGCTGATGGTCGTCTCGCCGCGCGGCAGCGCGATCGTGAGCCCGGACGACCTCGACTTCGACAGCGAGGGCCGGCTGTACGTCGCCGAGTGCATGAACGCCCGGGTGACCGAGCTGGCGGACGGCGCCTACCGCGTCATCGAGGACGGTGTCGAGGGCGCCAACGGGATCACCGTCTTCGAGGACCGGATCTTCGTCACGGAGTTCCTCCCGAGCGGGTCCATCTACGAGGTCTTCCGCGACGACCGCCCACGCGTGCTCCTGGCCGACGGGATCGCCGGCCCCAACGGGATGTGCGTCGGTCCCGACCGTCACCTCTACAGCGCCCTTCCCTTCGCCGGGCAGGTGGTCCGGGTGTCCATCGACGGGGGACCGGTCGAGGTCGTCGTCGATGGCCTGGCCGCTCCGTGCTCGTGCCGCACCGGCCCCGACGGCCTCGTCCACGTCGGACTCGGTGGATCCGGCGACGTGGTGGCCATCGACACCGCCACGCGGGACGTCGTCACGGTCCACCGCACGGGGCGTCCCGGGATGGACAACCTCGACCTGCTCCCGGACGGTCGGACGTTCGTCTCCTACTACATCGACGGGTCCGTCCACGAGGTGGACGGGACGGGACTGCGCCAGCTTCTCGCCCCGGGCCTGATGGCGCCCTACGGACTGGCCGCCACCGATGTCGGCGTCTGCATCGCCGACGGGCTCGGCGCGGCCCTCCTGTCGTACGACGGCACGTTGGCGCGTACCGACAAGATCACCGACCCCGGGTTCCCCGGGTACGCCCGCGCCGTCGCCTCGGCCGACGGCGGCGCCGCGATGCTCGTGACCAACAACCTCGGCACGGTGACCAAGCACCCTGCGGGCGCGTGGACGCAGGCCGAGGTGTGGGCAGAGGGGCTCGGCGACACCGTGCTCGACGTCGCCTCGACGTCCGACGGACGGGTCCTCGTGACGGACGGCGGTGGTGGCCGCGTGCTGTGCCTCACGGCGCCCGGTGCGGTCGAGGTGCTGGCCGCCGGGCTGCAACGACCGGCGGGCGTCGCGGTCGGTCCGGACGACGCGGTCGTGGTCACCGACGAGGTGGCCGGGACCCTCGAGCGGATCGGGGCCGACGGCACGCGGGCGGTCCTCGCGTCGGGGCTGCGTTCCCCCCAGGGCGTGACCGTCGTCGACGAGCTGGTCCTGGTGTGCGAGGTCGGCAGCGCGCGCGTGATCGCCGTACCCCTCGACGGAGGCGACCTCGTTCCGGTCGCGACGGACCTGCCCTTCGGCACAGCCGAAGGAGGCACCCGTGAGGTGCTCAACGGCCTGCCGCAGATGATCCCCGGTCCGATCCCGCCGTTCGCCGGCATCGACGCGGGCCCCGACGGCCGGGTCTACGTCGCCGGCGACCGGACCGGCACGGTCGTGGTGCTCACGAGGGCCGAGTAG
- a CDS encoding enoyl-CoA hydratase/isomerase family protein yields MASTVSLRVAAGVGHLRLERPEAANSLDLPTARALRSAVEEAGADPAVRALLVSGAGSRFCAGGDVASFAAAADPAAYLHELASEADAAVRALSEVEKPVVAAVHGAVAGAGLAVMLSCDVVVADPATSFVFAYPAIGLTPDCGVSFLLPRAIGQQRALRFALSGRAATAAQALEWGLVTDLAPDPEVRAWELATAMADGPSGALGQVRRLLRAGWESSRVDVGAEEARTISEMARGEEAQTLVRAFVRG; encoded by the coding sequence GTGGCGTCCACGGTCAGCCTCCGTGTCGCCGCCGGCGTGGGTCACCTCCGGCTCGAGCGGCCCGAGGCGGCCAACTCCCTCGACCTGCCCACCGCGCGCGCCCTGCGGTCGGCCGTCGAGGAGGCGGGCGCCGACCCGGCCGTCCGTGCGCTGCTCGTGAGCGGCGCGGGGAGCCGGTTCTGCGCGGGCGGGGACGTGGCGTCCTTCGCGGCCGCCGCCGACCCCGCGGCGTACCTGCACGAGCTCGCGAGCGAGGCCGATGCCGCTGTCCGGGCGCTCTCCGAGGTCGAGAAGCCCGTGGTTGCCGCCGTGCACGGTGCTGTGGCCGGCGCCGGGCTCGCCGTCATGCTCTCGTGCGACGTGGTCGTGGCAGATCCCGCGACGTCCTTCGTGTTCGCCTATCCCGCGATCGGGCTCACTCCCGACTGCGGGGTCTCCTTCCTCCTGCCCCGGGCGATCGGCCAGCAGCGGGCCCTGCGCTTCGCGCTGTCCGGCCGCGCCGCGACGGCCGCCCAGGCGCTGGAGTGGGGGCTGGTCACCGACCTGGCTCCGGACCCCGAGGTGCGGGCCTGGGAGCTCGCGACAGCGATGGCGGACGGTCCGTCCGGCGCGCTGGGCCAGGTGCGCCGGCTGCTGCGGGCAGGCTGGGAGTCGAGCCGGGTCGACGTCGGGGCCGAGGAAGCCAGGACGATCTCTGAGATGGCGCGGGGCGAGGAGGCGCAGACGCTCGTCCGTGCCTTCGTCCGAGGATGA
- a CDS encoding thiolase family protein — protein sequence MERIVVVDGARTPVGSFGGMFSDVPGFELGATAVRAALARAGVGGSDVSEVVMGCIGQVGADAYNARRVAVAAGLPAAVPAYTVNRLCGSGLQAVWSAAMEMRWNDLDITLAGGDESMSRMPFYDFGARNGYRLGDRTLSDGTVMMLTDPFHGIHMGVTAENVAERYAVSRTEQDEFAAESQRRAATAAAQAAFAEEIVPVEVGGRRPFTADRDEHPKPETTVETLAALRPAFQRNGSVTAGNASGINDGAAALVLARESAAAERGLAGLVCLEAVATAAMEPELMGYAPVLALRSLFERTGTRPSDIGTIELNEAFASQAVAVVRDAGLDPDRVNPYGGAIALGHPVGATGAILTLRVAKDMVRRDLELGVVTMCIGGGQALAALFRRV from the coding sequence ATGGAGAGGATCGTCGTCGTCGACGGCGCCCGGACGCCAGTGGGCAGCTTCGGCGGGATGTTCTCGGACGTTCCCGGGTTCGAGCTGGGCGCCACAGCCGTGCGCGCCGCGCTCGCTCGCGCGGGCGTCGGCGGATCGGACGTCTCCGAGGTCGTCATGGGCTGCATCGGCCAGGTGGGCGCCGACGCCTACAACGCCCGACGCGTCGCGGTCGCCGCCGGCCTGCCCGCCGCCGTACCGGCGTACACGGTCAACCGCCTGTGCGGCTCCGGCCTGCAGGCCGTCTGGTCGGCCGCGATGGAGATGCGGTGGAACGACCTCGACATCACCCTCGCGGGCGGGGACGAGTCGATGAGCCGGATGCCGTTCTACGACTTCGGCGCGCGCAACGGCTACCGGTTGGGGGACCGTACGCTCAGTGACGGCACGGTGATGATGCTGACCGACCCCTTCCACGGCATCCACATGGGTGTCACTGCCGAGAACGTGGCGGAAAGGTACGCCGTGTCCCGCACGGAGCAGGACGAGTTCGCCGCCGAGTCCCAGCGTCGCGCCGCCACCGCGGCGGCGCAGGCTGCGTTCGCCGAGGAGATCGTCCCGGTCGAGGTGGGAGGGCGTCGCCCGTTCACCGCGGACCGCGACGAGCACCCCAAGCCCGAGACGACGGTGGAGACCCTGGCTGCGCTGCGTCCGGCCTTCCAGCGGAACGGGTCGGTCACGGCGGGGAACGCGTCGGGCATCAATGACGGTGCCGCCGCACTCGTGCTCGCCCGCGAGTCCGCAGCGGCCGAGCGCGGGCTCGCCGGCCTCGTCTGCCTCGAAGCCGTCGCGACGGCAGCGATGGAGCCCGAGCTGATGGGCTACGCGCCGGTCCTCGCGTTGCGGTCGCTCTTCGAGCGGACCGGAACCCGACCGTCCGACATCGGCACCATCGAGCTCAACGAGGCCTTCGCCTCGCAGGCCGTCGCCGTCGTGCGGGACGCCGGGCTCGACCCGGACCGGGTCAACCCCTACGGCGGAGCGATCGCCCTCGGTCACCCGGTCGGGGCCACCGGTGCCATCCTCACGCTGCGCGTCGCCAAGGACATGGTGCGACGCGACCTCGAGCTGGGCGTGGTCACGATGTGCATCGGCGGCGGCCAGGCACTCGCCGCCCTCTTCAGGAGGGTCTGA